Proteins encoded in a region of the Brevefilum fermentans genome:
- the greA gene encoding transcription elongation factor GreA, which produces MASSYLTREGYEKLQQELEYLKTEKRVEVADRLREALEDGELIENAELEAAKNEQSFVEGRIKELEILLASAYLIDESTQSETVQVGSKVTIQEEGLDPEEYMIVGAAEADPRLGRISNESPLGKALLNHKVGDRVKVEAPRGEFEIEILSVG; this is translated from the coding sequence ATGGCCAGTTCATATTTAACACGCGAAGGCTATGAAAAGTTGCAACAGGAGCTGGAATATCTTAAAACAGAAAAAAGGGTTGAAGTTGCAGATCGTTTGCGCGAAGCTTTAGAGGACGGCGAGTTAATTGAAAATGCTGAACTTGAAGCCGCTAAAAATGAGCAATCCTTTGTTGAAGGACGCATCAAAGAATTGGAGATTCTGCTCGCGAGTGCTTACCTGATCGACGAATCAACACAATCGGAGACTGTCCAGGTTGGATCTAAGGTAACGATTCAGGAAGAAGGTTTGGATCCGGAGGAGTACATGATTGTCGGCGCAGCCGAAGCAGACCCGCGCTTGGGGCGCATCTCTAACGAGTCGCCCCTGGGAAAAGCCTTGCTTAACCACAAAGTGGGTGATAGGGTCAAGGTTGAAGCCCCACGTGGCGAATTTGAAATTGAGATCCTCTCGGTCGGATGA